GCCCGCGGAGCCCTGACCTCCAACTGCGCAAAACGCCCGTTCTCCTTCATCAACGGCACCGCCTTGACGGCCTCGTCATCCATGCCCATCAGGTACAGGCGCTGCTGGGCGGCCGTCAGTTTCGTCTCGGCCAGCCGAAAGGCGTTCTCCGCCTTGAGCCGGTCGAGCTTGGCGTTGAGCTGGATCTCCTCCAGCAGGGCGGCGTAGTCCGCCTGGGTGGTCTCGATCTCGCGCTGGGCGGTCTCGAGGTCGGACCGGGTGGTCGCCTGCTTGGCCATGAGCGATTTCTCGCGGTCGAGGTTGACCTTGGCCTGTCGCAGCCGCACGACCGCCCCGACCAGCTTGGATTTCCACTCCCCCAGCGTCTCGGCGGGAATATCCGAGCCGGGCTTGTCTGTCGCCGAAGCCAGCAACCGCTCCAGCGCCGAAGTGATCGCCTCCTGGCGGGCCTTTTCCTGCAGCGCCACCTCGGCGGCCGTATGGGCCTCCTGATAGGCGGCCTTGGCCTGGCCGAAGTCGCCCGAGTGGATCACCGCCAGGACGTCGCCGCGGGCAACGCGCTGCCCCAGTCGGACCTTCACGCTGACGATCTTTCCGGCGGCGGCAGGCAGCACGTCCACCTGGGTCGTCTGGTCGTACTGCACTTCGCCGGTCAGTTGCAGCGTTCGCCCCTGCTGCCCCTGCTCGACGGTAGCCATGGTGATCAACGCGTCGGTCACGGAGGCATCGACCTTCACCACGCCCAGCTCGTAGCGGCATTCGTCGCAGTCGATGTGCCGAATCTTGTGCTCGCAGACCTTCTTCTCGATCTCATCGAGGTTCACGGCGCCTTTGGGCGGGCAGCAGTCGTCTTCGCCCGCCGCTGCGGCGGGTTTGGTGGCAGGCGCCTCGTGCCCGTCATGCCCGTCGTGAGCCTCATGCCCGTGCGCATCTTTGACCGCGGGCGCCGCGTGACCGTGCCCATCGTCTTCGCCATGCGCGCCGGGAGCGTGATTGTGCCCCTGATGAGAGTCCCCGGCGGAAGGCGGCGCCTTCCTGTCGCACCCCGAACCGGCGCCCAGCAGCACCGCCACCGCAATCGCCGTCGCGACCGAACCTGTGTAGAAACCGATACTCTTGCCATAGATCGTCATGTATTTCTCCTGCGAATGAAGACGAAGGAAGCGCACCGCACCCGTTCCTGTCAAAGCAAAGGGAACGCGCGGCCGCGGCAGAATCGGGAGTGAGACAGGACCGGTCAGATAAGCAAGACAGTGCTGCGCAGACTTTCACTGTGAACTGAGGAGAGTTGTCGCTGGTCGCGGGGCTGGTGCGTCGGGAGAAGCGGGCCGGCCGTTACAGTAGCCAATGGCGGACGCGCCTGGGGTCTGGATTCATGCTTCTTGCCCTGGCGGGTTGAGACAGGAGCGTTGGTGGAACCCTCCGTGCGGGGGAAACAGGAGCACCCG
This genomic interval from Planctomycetaceae bacterium contains the following:
- a CDS encoding efflux RND transporter periplasmic adaptor subunit: MTIYGKSIGFYTGSVATAIAVAVLLGAGSGCDRKAPPSAGDSHQGHNHAPGAHGEDDGHGHAAPAVKDAHGHEAHDGHDGHEAPATKPAAAAGEDDCCPPKGAVNLDEIEKKVCEHKIRHIDCDECRYELGVVKVDASVTDALITMATVEQGQQGRTLQLTGEVQYDQTTQVDVLPAAAGKIVSVKVRLGQRVARGDVLAVIHSGDFGQAKAAYQEAHTAAEVALQEKARQEAITSALERLLASATDKPGSDIPAETLGEWKSKLVGAVVRLRQAKVNLDREKSLMAKQATTRSDLETAQREIETTQADYAALLEEIQLNAKLDRLKAENAFRLAETKLTAAQQRLYLMGMDDEAVKAVPLMKENGRFAQLEVRAPRAGTIAVLNATEGRFVESSQSLFMIADTSNVWVWCDLYERDLGPLHARLAKGEKPQAGVKVAGFEEVFPGVADLLDSAMNESTRTVKARVQVKNDQGKLRPGMFASVEIPLTDSVKVALVPRRAVLSDEGRMFTFVYWKGDLWLRRDVSVGQGRGDMMEVLSGLSPGEKVVAGGGFLFKSDVLRAKMGAGCAD